From the Acidobacteriota bacterium genome, one window contains:
- a CDS encoding YkgJ family cysteine cluster protein, with amino-acid sequence MKEPWYRKGLCFECTRCGHCCGGEPGVVIVSHPEAAALARRLEMDEAGFRRRYLRRLPNGAYSLKEKENYDCVFYRRGLGCTVYSDRPRQCRTWPFWGKIVKSRRDWEATARKCPGMNRGRRHSAAEVESRALQDGTLGAMD; translated from the coding sequence ATGAAGGAACCCTGGTATCGGAAAGGCTTGTGCTTCGAGTGCACGCGCTGCGGCCACTGCTGCGGGGGCGAGCCGGGCGTGGTCATCGTCAGCCACCCGGAAGCTGCAGCTCTGGCCCGGCGGCTCGAGATGGACGAAGCCGGCTTCCGCCGCCGCTACCTCCGCCGCCTGCCCAACGGCGCCTACAGCTTGAAGGAAAAGGAAAACTACGACTGCGTCTTCTACCGGCGGGGACTCGGCTGCACGGTTTATTCAGACCGTCCCCGTCAATGCCGTACTTGGCCCTTTTGGGGCAAGATCGTGAAGTCGCGGCGTGACTGGGAGGCGACGGCGCGCAAGTGCCCGGGCATGAACCGGGGACGCCGTCACTCGGCCGCCGAGGTCGAATCCAGGGCGCTGCAGGACGGTACCTTGGGGGCTATGGATTGA